AGCCACCTATTACATGAGCATGGGATCCCATCTATAGAGTTGTAGGCTGCCATAATCGATAGTGCCCCACCCTTCTGGATGGACGCTTTAAATGCTGGGAAATAAATCTCCCTAAGAAGCCTTTCTGAGAGGTTTATTGCATTGCTATCTCTCCCCCCATCTCCAACGAAGTTTGCGGCAAAATGCTTGGGGGTACATATCACTCCCTGGCTCTGAACCCCCTTGATATAGGCAACGGCCATAGATGAGGCTAGATATGGATCTTCTCCATAGGTTTCTTCTGTTCTCCCACATCTCGGGTCTCTGGCTATATTAATTGTGGGGGAGAGAAGTTGGTGAATTCCATGAGCCCTAGACTCCTTACCAATAGCAGCCCCTATCTTTTCAACCAACTCTGGATTCCACGAGCTGGCTAACGCTATAGATTGTGGAAATATGGTGCATCCCCTGGCCATACATCCATGTAAGCCTTCATCATGAATTATTATGGGTATTTTATAACTTGTATTCTCAAGGATGAACCTTTGAATCTCGTTATGTAACTCCGCAGCTTCTCTCGGAGGAAAGGAGCGTAAAATTATGCTTAACATACCAATGTTCCTATCTTTCTCTAAAATCTCCTTCCAATGTTCCCTAACATATGTTGATGTGGTTTTGTCATAAAATTCCCTGTCAGCAAAGAATGTAGCGAATATTAAGTCAATGAATCTCTGCCTCTTCTCTTGTGGAACCATTCTGAAAAAATCATATATCTGCTTTCCCGGTATAAGCCATTTAGCTCTTAACTGTGTAATTTTTTCTTCTATAGTCATTTTGGCAAGAACGTCCTCTACTTTTTTCTCGATATCTGAATCCAATTTTATAACACACTCATCCATATTGATTTCACGATTTAATTTTATTTAAAAATTTTGCTTAAAACCCTTATTTTCAGAAATTTGATTCTACTTCTTATACTAGTTTTATCCATAAATAAAGGCACCATGAATAGCTGTGTCTGCGGCCCGCCTCTCGAAGAGATTTGACGATTAGATAAGCCTTTAAATGATTTATTATTGTTAATGAGGGGTTTGAGGGGATTTTAATGGAAGACGTCTTGAGGGTGTTCTTAGCAGTGGACTTCCCGGATGGAGATGCAAAGAGAAGAGTAATAAAGGTCCAGGAGTCGCTATTCGAGACCGATGCAGACATCAAACCCGTTGAGCCGGAGAACCTTCACATAACCTTACGTTTTCTAGGAGAGATCGAGAAAGATCTTGTCGAGAGGGTAAAGGTGGAGCTCACAAAGATCAGTTTTCAGCCCTTTAATGTCCTCTTTGAGGGGGTTGGGGTCTTCCCTGACCTCAAGAGGATAAACGTAGTTTGGATAGGGATCGTTGAGGGTAATGTCGAGCTTCTAGACCTTTATGGAAAGATAAATCAGGCACTCGCTAGGTGCGGTCTACCCCCTGAGAGGAGGGGCTTCTCCCCCCATCTCACGATCGCACGTGTCCGCTCAAGGAAAAACATAGAGAAACTATCTAGGAGAGTTGTGGAGTTGAGGGATGTTAAAGTAGGGGGTTTTGTAGTCGACTCGTTTAAATTGAAGAAGAGCACCTTGACACCGAGAGGGCCCATTTACAATACCCTTCTAGAGGTCCCAGCATTAAAATAGCTCTTCTTATCTCATAAACCTTTTAAGTGGGTTCTATAGGGTTCCTTCTCAATAATCTCTTCATTCTATTTAGAGGCGATGAGGATGAGAGGGGAGGGGAGAGGGGATGGAGAACAAAAGATCCCAGCGGATAGTGAACTATTTGAGGAGGATCTGGGGATCACCCATCCTCAAGAGCGTCTCGAGAGCCCTTCAAAGCGCCCGGATGAGTATCAACAGGATGGGAGATATTCGCCAGTCAAACTTCGTGGAGGCTCTCCTTGCCTTCTCCCTAAACCTCATCGGATTCGTCGGAGGAGGCATAGTTACAACTCTAAGCCCTATGTTCGTTGAACACCCCTGGATTCTCGCCCTATACCCACCCATTCTAACAGTCAGGGGAAACCTGAGTGGTCTATACTCAGGGAACCTCTCAACGATGCTCCACCTCGGACTTATACTGCCGAGGCTTAGGAGAAACACGGATTATTATTTGAATCTCAATAGAGCAATATTTTTTCTTACTTTCATCGACACGATCATCGTTGGAATCGCATCTTTTATATTTGGATTGATGTTCAAGGTTTCATCTTTTGATCAGCTGCCTATTTACTGCGTGGTTCCAACGATCTCATGTATAATCGCCAACTCCATCTCAATCCCAATAACTCTCCTGGTGGGTATAGAGGCCTATAAGAGGGGCCTGGACCCGGACATCTTGGTCTATCCCATCCTATCATCCGTGAACGATGTGCTCGTGTCCTTCTCATTCGCGGCGGTCTCGATCCTTATACTCGCTGATAGGTGGGGTTTCTACCTAGCTGGAAGTCTATTCCTTATAATAATGGTCTACTGTGTCTCTCTTTTTAGATTTCATAGAAAGAACCAGTTTTTCTCAAAGACCACGAGGGAGGGGGTGGCCTCGATAGGATTAGCCAGCATCTTCGGAAGCCTCAACGGGATCTTCATCTCCGGTAGGGCTGAGCAGATGAGTGAGGCCCCTGGATTAGTTATGTTATACCCGATAATAATAGATGGTCTTGGGGATGTAGGCTCTGCAGCGGGGTCGATGACGACGACGAGCTTGGCACTAGGATATATCAGAAGCCTTGGGGATGTTCTGAAGAGGGGTCTGAGGGAGTTATCCCAGATAGAGGCGGCAGCATTACTAATGCACCTCGTGTACGGCTTCATAGCATATCTAACATCAAGCCTCATTTATGGAGGGGGCAGTCTAACCTTCTTAACTGGCGTGGCAGTCGCCTCAAACCTCCTAGGATTCCTATCAATCTCATTATTGGCATACCTAACAGCTTACCTAACCTACAGGAGGGGGTTAAACCCCGACAACTTCGTCATCCCCGCCACGGCTTCATTTTCAGACTTCGTCGCTACAAACTCTATGCTACTTTCTGTTTCCATACTCAGATCCCTGGGCTTGTGAGTTATAATAACTCGTAAAGGTGATATAGATGAAAGGTTTTTATTAGATGACTTAACCTCTAGGTTTACTTAAGGAGAGTAGCGGGCTGGGAATGATCATACCTGTCAGGTGCT
The genomic region above belongs to Candidatus Bathyarchaeota archaeon and contains:
- the thpR gene encoding RNA 2',3'-cyclic phosphodiesterase, encoding MEDVLRVFLAVDFPDGDAKRRVIKVQESLFETDADIKPVEPENLHITLRFLGEIEKDLVERVKVELTKISFQPFNVLFEGVGVFPDLKRINVVWIGIVEGNVELLDLYGKINQALARCGLPPERRGFSPHLTIARVRSRKNIEKLSRRVVELRDVKVGGFVVDSFKLKKSTLTPRGPIYNTLLEVPALK
- a CDS encoding magnesium transporter, which produces MENKRSQRIVNYLRRIWGSPILKSVSRALQSARMSINRMGDIRQSNFVEALLAFSLNLIGFVGGGIVTTLSPMFVEHPWILALYPPILTVRGNLSGLYSGNLSTMLHLGLILPRLRRNTDYYLNLNRAIFFLTFIDTIIVGIASFIFGLMFKVSSFDQLPIYCVVPTISCIIANSISIPITLLVGIEAYKRGLDPDILVYPILSSVNDVLVSFSFAAVSILILADRWGFYLAGSLFLIIMVYCVSLFRFHRKNQFFSKTTREGVASIGLASIFGSLNGIFISGRAEQMSEAPGLVMLYPIIIDGLGDVGSAAGSMTTTSLALGYIRSLGDVLKRGLRELSQIEAAALLMHLVYGFIAYLTSSLIYGGGSLTFLTGVAVASNLLGFLSISLLAYLTAYLTYRRGLNPDNFVIPATASFSDFVATNSMLLSVSILRSLGL